One window of the Amycolatopsis mediterranei genome contains the following:
- the atpA gene encoding F0F1 ATP synthase subunit alpha, translating into MAELTISSDEIRSAIENYVSSYAPDVSREEVGVVIDAGDGIAHVEGLPSAMANELLEFPGGVLGVALNLDARSIGAAILGDFESIEEGQQVKRTGQVLSVPVGDGYLGRVVNPLGQAIDGLGDIETTDRRALELKAASVVERQPVSEPLQTGITAIDAMTPIGRGQRQLIIGDRKTGKTAVAVDTIINQKANWETGDPKKQVRCIYVAVGQKGSTIAAVKKSLEDSGAMEYTTIVAAPASDSAGFKWIAPYTGSAIGQHWMYEGKHVLIVFDDLTKQADAYRAISLLLRRPPGREAFPGDVFYLHSRLLERCAKLSDELGAGSLTGLPIIETKANDVSAYIPTNVISITDGQCFFQSDLFNAGQRPAIDVGISVSRVGGAAQVKAMKSVSGSLRIDLSQYRELEAFAAFASDLDDASKAQLERGARLYEVLKQPQYSPIPVEEQVCTVWLGTNGHYDSVPTEDVRRFNHEFLDSARRKHDDILGAIRETGKFEDETADKLVAAVNEFKKEFTTSEGKSLVEADADAMDADKVGHETVKVNKPAPKK; encoded by the coding sequence ATGGCCGAGCTGACGATCTCCTCGGATGAGATCCGTAGCGCGATCGAGAACTACGTCTCGAGTTACGCCCCGGACGTGAGCCGGGAAGAAGTTGGCGTCGTGATCGACGCGGGTGACGGCATCGCCCACGTCGAGGGCCTTCCCTCGGCCATGGCCAACGAGCTGCTCGAGTTCCCCGGCGGCGTCCTGGGCGTCGCCCTGAACCTGGACGCGCGCTCCATCGGTGCCGCGATCCTCGGTGACTTCGAAAGCATCGAAGAGGGCCAGCAGGTCAAGCGCACCGGGCAGGTCCTGTCGGTGCCGGTCGGCGACGGCTACCTCGGCCGCGTCGTCAACCCGCTGGGCCAGGCGATCGACGGCCTCGGCGACATCGAGACCACCGACCGCCGCGCGCTGGAGCTCAAGGCCGCCTCGGTGGTCGAGCGCCAGCCGGTGTCGGAGCCGCTGCAGACCGGCATCACCGCGATCGACGCGATGACGCCGATCGGGCGCGGCCAGCGCCAGCTGATCATCGGTGACCGCAAGACGGGCAAGACCGCCGTCGCCGTGGACACGATCATCAACCAGAAGGCCAACTGGGAGACCGGCGACCCGAAGAAGCAGGTTCGCTGCATCTACGTCGCCGTCGGCCAGAAGGGCTCCACGATCGCCGCGGTCAAGAAGTCCCTCGAGGACTCGGGCGCGATGGAGTACACCACCATCGTCGCCGCCCCGGCGTCGGACTCCGCCGGCTTCAAGTGGATCGCGCCGTACACCGGCTCGGCCATCGGCCAGCACTGGATGTACGAGGGCAAGCACGTCCTCATCGTGTTCGACGACCTGACCAAGCAGGCCGACGCCTACCGCGCGATCTCGCTGCTGCTGCGCCGCCCGCCGGGCCGCGAGGCGTTCCCCGGCGACGTCTTCTACTTGCACTCCCGCCTGCTGGAGCGCTGCGCGAAGCTGTCGGACGAGCTGGGCGCCGGCTCGCTGACCGGTCTCCCGATCATCGAGACCAAGGCGAACGACGTGTCGGCCTACATCCCGACCAACGTCATCTCGATCACCGACGGCCAGTGCTTCTTCCAGTCGGACCTGTTCAACGCCGGCCAGCGCCCGGCCATCGACGTGGGTATCTCGGTCTCCCGCGTGGGTGGTGCCGCGCAGGTCAAGGCGATGAAGTCGGTCTCCGGCTCGCTCCGGATCGACCTGTCGCAGTACCGCGAGCTGGAGGCCTTCGCGGCCTTCGCCTCGGACCTCGACGACGCGTCGAAGGCGCAGCTCGAGCGCGGTGCCCGCCTGTACGAGGTGCTCAAGCAGCCGCAGTACTCGCCGATCCCGGTCGAGGAGCAGGTCTGCACGGTGTGGCTGGGCACGAACGGCCACTACGACTCGGTCCCGACCGAGGACGTCCGCCGCTTCAACCACGAGTTCCTCGACTCGGCCCGCCGCAAGCACGACGACATCCTGGGCGCGATCCGCGAGACCGGGAAGTTCGAGGACGAGACCGCCGACAAGCTGGTCGCCGCGGTGAACGAGTTCAAGAAGGAGTTCACCACCTCCGAGGGCAAGTCCCTGGTCGAGGCGGACGCCGACGCGATGGACGCCGACAAGGTCGGGCACGAGACCGTCAAGGTCAACAAGCCCGCCCCGAAGAAGTGA
- a CDS encoding F0F1 ATP synthase subunit delta — protein sequence MTLHAASREALSLAEERLGEVLADAGADAATVGDELLSVVDLLDREIGLRRAVSDASATPEARTELVRRLFDGKLSEPALKVLDAVAGSRWSSPRELTDGLESLGRSALLTSAEKTGNVDTVESQLFQVARVVANHPELEKALSDLTGTADAKRTLVRGLFADKVDVVTETLVEQVVRRAKGRGVGVGLDKLVKLAAERRQRSVAYVTSANALSDEQTAQLGAKLDAIYGRPIALHVEVDPRLGGGLVVRVGDEVIDGSAAGQLAALRKRLARA from the coding sequence ATGACGCTGCATGCTGCGAGCCGCGAAGCGCTCAGCCTCGCCGAGGAACGCCTCGGCGAGGTTCTGGCCGACGCGGGAGCCGATGCCGCCACGGTCGGCGACGAGCTGCTCTCGGTCGTCGACCTGCTGGACCGGGAAATCGGCCTGCGCCGGGCGGTGAGCGACGCCTCGGCGACGCCGGAGGCGCGCACCGAGCTGGTGCGCCGGCTGTTCGACGGCAAGCTGTCCGAACCGGCCCTCAAGGTCCTCGACGCCGTGGCGGGCAGCCGCTGGTCCAGCCCTCGTGAGCTGACCGACGGGCTCGAGTCGCTCGGCCGCTCGGCCCTGCTCACCTCGGCGGAGAAGACCGGGAACGTCGACACCGTCGAGTCCCAGCTCTTCCAGGTCGCGCGGGTCGTGGCCAACCACCCCGAGCTCGAGAAGGCGCTGTCGGACCTGACCGGTACCGCCGACGCGAAGCGCACGCTGGTGCGCGGGCTGTTCGCCGACAAGGTGGACGTCGTCACCGAGACCCTCGTCGAGCAGGTCGTGCGCCGGGCCAAGGGCCGCGGCGTCGGCGTCGGGCTCGACAAGCTGGTCAAGCTGGCCGCGGAGCGGCGCCAGCGCTCGGTCGCCTACGTGACCAGCGCGAACGCCCTGTCCGACGAGCAGACCGCCCAGCTGGGCGCGAAGCTCGACGCCATCTACGGGCGGCCGATCGCGCTGCACGTCGAGGTCGACCCCCGGCTCGGCGGCGGGCTCGTCGTCCGCGTCGGCGACGAGGTCATCGACGGGAGCGCGGCGGGGCAGCTGGCGGCGCTGCGCAAGCGGCTGGCCCGGGCATAG
- a CDS encoding F0F1 ATP synthase subunit B has translation MLNSALVLAAEGETHNPIVPDPSELILGIVAFLILLFILKKYVVPRFEAAYEERAQKIEGGIEKAERAQAEAEEALAKYKAQLQEARTEAAKIRDDARLEAEQIKAELRADAEAESQRIVAQGQAQLQAQKAQIIAELRADMGRNAVELASRIVGESLEDEARRRGTVDRFLAELETAGASNGAGK, from the coding sequence GTGCTGAACAGTGCCCTTGTCCTCGCCGCAGAGGGCGAAACGCACAACCCGATCGTTCCGGACCCGTCGGAGCTGATCCTCGGCATCGTCGCCTTCCTGATCCTGCTGTTCATCCTCAAGAAGTACGTCGTCCCTCGCTTCGAGGCCGCGTACGAAGAGCGTGCGCAGAAGATCGAGGGAGGCATCGAGAAGGCCGAGCGGGCCCAGGCCGAGGCCGAAGAGGCACTGGCCAAGTACAAGGCCCAGCTCCAGGAGGCCCGGACCGAAGCCGCGAAGATCCGCGACGACGCCCGGCTCGAAGCCGAGCAGATCAAGGCGGAGCTGCGGGCCGACGCGGAGGCCGAGTCCCAGCGCATCGTCGCCCAGGGGCAGGCCCAGCTGCAGGCCCAGAAGGCGCAGATCATCGCGGAGCTGCGGGCCGACATGGGCCGCAACGCCGTCGAGCTGGCCAGCCGCATCGTCGGCGAGTCGCTCGAGGACGAGGCGCGCCGCCGCGGCACCGTCGACCGGTTCCTCGCGGAGCTGGAGACCGCCGGTGCTTCCAACGGAGCGGGGAAGTAA
- a CDS encoding F-type H+-transporting ATPase subunit c yields the protein MSNIVLAQAATQAVNINPGLAAIGYGLGAIGPGIGVGLIFAAVINGTARQPEAQGKLQGIGFSTFVLTEVLALIGIVIYFIASAAGA from the coding sequence GTGAGCAACATCGTTCTGGCCCAGGCCGCCACGCAGGCCGTCAACATCAACCCCGGCCTCGCCGCCATCGGTTACGGCCTGGGCGCGATCGGCCCGGGCATCGGTGTGGGTCTGATCTTCGCCGCCGTCATCAACGGCACCGCCCGCCAGCCGGAGGCGCAGGGCAAGCTGCAGGGCATCGGCTTCTCGACCTTCGTGCTGACCGAGGTGCTCGCCCTGATCGGCATCGTCATCTACTTCATCGCCTCCGCCGCCGGCGCCTGA
- the atpB gene encoding F0F1 ATP synthase subunit A, which produces MGALVLAEGATFAPPGAESFELPALFGGVTKPMLLVVLSVVIIATYFLLATRKLKVVPGKGQFVAESIYDFSRNNIAREQIGSKDFKPFVPLVFALFTFILVNNLYGIIPLLQFPTMARFGFPVALSVLVVYPVYHFVGFKRHGFKGYFKKELAPPGVPGPVLPLFALIEFAEKFFLNPLTLAIRVFAAMFAGHLILAVFTLGGTFLLTETSGWALKPVSLVAWIFAIGMTFLEAFIQVLQAYIFALLSAGYIGAALASEH; this is translated from the coding sequence GTGGGCGCGCTGGTATTGGCCGAGGGTGCGACGTTCGCGCCGCCCGGCGCCGAAAGCTTCGAGTTGCCGGCGTTGTTCGGCGGAGTCACCAAGCCGATGCTGCTCGTCGTGCTTTCGGTTGTCATCATCGCGACGTACTTCCTGCTGGCGACCCGCAAGCTGAAGGTCGTGCCGGGCAAGGGACAGTTCGTCGCTGAGTCGATCTATGACTTCAGCCGCAACAACATTGCGCGCGAGCAGATCGGTTCGAAGGATTTCAAGCCGTTCGTGCCGCTTGTTTTCGCACTGTTCACCTTCATTCTGGTGAACAACCTCTACGGGATCATCCCGTTGCTGCAGTTCCCGACCATGGCGCGGTTCGGCTTCCCGGTCGCCCTGTCGGTCCTCGTGGTCTACCCGGTGTACCACTTCGTCGGGTTCAAGCGGCACGGGTTCAAGGGGTACTTCAAGAAGGAACTCGCGCCGCCGGGCGTGCCGGGCCCGGTGCTGCCGCTCTTCGCGCTGATCGAGTTCGCGGAGAAGTTCTTCCTCAACCCGCTCACGCTCGCCATCCGTGTTTTCGCCGCCATGTTCGCGGGTCACCTGATCCTGGCGGTGTTCACCCTCGGCGGCACCTTCCTGCTGACCGAGACCTCGGGCTGGGCGCTGAAGCCGGTTTCCCTGGTGGCGTGGATCTTCGCCATCGGGATGACGTTCCTCGAGGCCTTCATCCAGGTGCTGCAGGCCTACATCTTCGCCCTGCTGTCGGCCGGGTACATCGGCGCCGCGCTGGCGTCGGAGCACTGA
- a CDS encoding glycosyltransferase family 4 protein, which translates to MPPTSGLLPIREYILVALTATAVTYLLTGVVRRIAIRVGAIANPRARDVHVAPIPRMGGIGIFLGVAGAMGLAHQLPALSHGFDASFDSVGVLLAAGVISLIGALDDRFELDAWTKLAGQVMCAGILVIFGVQWVSFWVPWGGTGASFGSVLVLDKNQGALLTVVMVVVMVNAMNFVDGLDGLAGGLGFIAAAATCAFSLGLLDSSGGDVGTYPPALIAATLAGACLGFLPYNFQPAKIFMGDSGSMMIGLMLAGATTSASGRVPYPQFSGKDAIALLSPLVVVAAVLFVPMLDLIMAVVRRTRRGESPFAADKMHLHHRLLEIGHSQRRAVLLIYLWAGILAFGAVSVTLFDDAAALWIIGVGLVFAVVVSVVPRLRSRNQPGT; encoded by the coding sequence GTGCCGCCCACATCCGGTCTCCTCCCCATCCGGGAATACATCCTCGTCGCGCTGACCGCGACGGCCGTGACCTACCTGCTCACCGGCGTCGTCCGCCGGATCGCGATCCGCGTCGGCGCGATCGCCAACCCCCGTGCCCGTGACGTGCACGTCGCCCCGATCCCGCGGATGGGCGGGATCGGCATCTTCCTCGGCGTCGCCGGCGCGATGGGCCTGGCCCACCAGCTGCCCGCGCTGTCGCACGGCTTCGACGCCTCGTTCGACTCGGTCGGCGTGCTGCTGGCCGCGGGCGTCATCTCCCTGATCGGCGCGCTCGACGACCGGTTCGAGCTGGACGCCTGGACGAAGCTGGCCGGCCAGGTCATGTGCGCCGGGATCCTGGTCATCTTCGGCGTGCAGTGGGTGTCGTTCTGGGTGCCGTGGGGCGGCACCGGCGCCTCGTTCGGCTCGGTGCTGGTGCTCGACAAGAACCAGGGCGCGCTGCTCACCGTCGTGATGGTCGTGGTGATGGTCAACGCGATGAACTTCGTCGACGGCCTCGACGGGCTGGCCGGCGGCCTCGGGTTCATCGCGGCCGCCGCCACCTGCGCGTTCTCCCTCGGCCTGCTCGACAGCTCCGGCGGCGACGTCGGCACCTACCCGCCCGCGCTGATCGCGGCCACGCTCGCCGGCGCGTGTCTGGGCTTCCTGCCGTACAACTTCCAGCCCGCGAAGATCTTCATGGGCGACTCCGGCTCGATGATGATCGGCCTGATGCTCGCGGGCGCGACGACGTCGGCGTCCGGGCGCGTGCCGTACCCGCAGTTCAGCGGCAAGGACGCGATCGCGCTGCTCTCGCCGCTGGTGGTCGTGGCGGCGGTGCTGTTCGTGCCGATGCTGGACCTGATCATGGCGGTCGTCCGGCGCACCCGCCGCGGCGAAAGCCCGTTCGCCGCCGACAAGATGCACCTGCACCACCGCCTGCTGGAAATCGGCCACTCCCAGCGCCGCGCGGTCCTGCTGATCTACTTGTGGGCCGGGATCCTCGCGTTCGGCGCGGTGTCGGTGACGCTGTTCGACGACGCCGCGGCGCTGTGGATCATCGGCGTCGGGCTGGTGTTCGCGGTGGTGGTCTCGGTCGTCCCGCGGCTGCGCTCGCGCAACCAGCCGGGGACCTGA
- a CDS encoding L-threonylcarbamoyladenylate synthase, translating into MSVVYDCSKRETRADGLAAAAGAVRSSRLVVLPTDTVYGIGADAFDAGAVQALLRAKNRGPDMPVGVLVGSWSTVDGLVLGVPPQARALIEAFWPGDLSIVLPHAPSLQWNLGDARGTVMLRMPLHPVALELLRDVGPMAVSSANVSGRPPASTAQEAQEQLGDSVAVYLDGGSSGEAVASSIVDLTGTEPVVLREGAVGKEAIAEVLGVPAESLA; encoded by the coding sequence ATGAGCGTGGTCTACGACTGCAGCAAGCGGGAGACCCGGGCCGACGGGCTGGCCGCGGCGGCCGGGGCGGTGCGGTCCAGCAGGCTGGTCGTCCTGCCGACCGACACGGTCTACGGGATCGGTGCCGACGCCTTCGACGCCGGTGCGGTGCAGGCGCTGCTGCGCGCCAAGAACCGCGGCCCGGACATGCCGGTCGGCGTGCTCGTCGGCTCCTGGTCCACTGTGGACGGCCTGGTGCTCGGGGTGCCGCCGCAGGCGCGCGCGCTCATCGAAGCCTTCTGGCCGGGCGACCTGTCGATCGTGCTGCCGCACGCGCCGAGCCTGCAGTGGAACCTCGGCGACGCCCGCGGCACCGTGATGCTCCGGATGCCGCTGCACCCGGTCGCGCTGGAGCTGCTGCGCGACGTCGGGCCGATGGCCGTCTCGAGCGCGAACGTCTCCGGGCGGCCGCCCGCCAGCACCGCGCAGGAAGCCCAGGAACAGCTCGGCGATTCGGTCGCGGTGTACCTCGATGGCGGGTCGAGCGGTGAGGCCGTCGCCTCGAGCATCGTGGACCTCACCGGCACCGAGCCGGTCGTGCTGCGCGAGGGCGCGGTCGGCAAGGAAGCCATCGCGGAGGTGCTCGGTGTACCCGCGGAATCGTTGGCCTGA
- a CDS encoding M6 family metalloprotease domain-containing protein: MRPSTPKTLALLAAVAVLTGLGTGTAAAEPLTRGWPAPIDAAHWENQDHMTWSDYRKVPGTNWADPALKPTQRTFKGAVVLADYPDQDFVVTKPANSTIFGNPAPTAANIPRANVAQYYQDFLNKPEALNNGHTINEYWMEDSGGRFGVQLTAFGPYRMPGKSYEYGMEFQPSACPPGANCARDIRKDAGDAWRADVGDTAKQFDFVFYLSAGQDESSTWQEFGEMKFGTKENVPDSFGPPNHDLPNYAATRYVPWTSWASAASIWPNAQNGSSVQAESSGQSTYAHEFSHILGIGDNYNNPFGVPPSRSYSGPWDMLSRGTFNGPGGPHTRWQIPATQGSSMGAQHQLRNKLKLGIVDSADVLQLDRTELAASGPVSARLTAREAEAQPGAFAGLNIKLTGGDKAPKCDRSKDPFCDGGGYDNYTVEVVDRMGSDSFAPDSGVLITKTKNQDNAPFDWVIDANPQDIGITDYTKPDGTPVKITVGDYRQLNDALFKAGTEAASPYEYTDEANRLRFLITDVARDRHGILSYTVTVASLDGSGGQAREAALTPALPAIARGGLATCEFGLLNTGSARGAKAPYDTDTYRLSVSTDTRGWEVRLPNELATAKFGGFAKVAAYAKRGQGGDLAARVKLTATSVSDPSKTATASCTAFGF; the protein is encoded by the coding sequence ATGCGCCCCAGCACCCCGAAAACGCTCGCCCTGCTCGCCGCGGTCGCCGTTCTGACCGGGCTCGGCACCGGCACCGCCGCGGCCGAGCCGCTCACCCGTGGCTGGCCCGCCCCGATCGACGCCGCGCACTGGGAGAACCAGGACCACATGACCTGGTCCGACTACCGCAAGGTGCCCGGCACGAACTGGGCCGACCCCGCGCTCAAGCCCACCCAGCGCACCTTCAAGGGCGCCGTCGTCCTCGCCGACTACCCGGACCAGGACTTCGTCGTCACGAAGCCGGCGAACTCGACGATCTTCGGCAACCCCGCGCCGACGGCGGCGAACATCCCGCGGGCGAACGTCGCGCAGTACTACCAGGACTTCCTCAACAAGCCCGAAGCCCTCAACAACGGCCACACGATCAACGAGTACTGGATGGAGGACTCCGGCGGCCGGTTCGGCGTGCAGCTGACCGCCTTCGGGCCGTACCGGATGCCCGGCAAGTCCTATGAGTACGGCATGGAGTTCCAGCCGAGCGCCTGCCCGCCCGGCGCGAACTGCGCCCGCGACATCCGCAAGGACGCCGGGGACGCCTGGCGCGCCGACGTCGGCGACACCGCGAAGCAGTTCGACTTCGTCTTCTACCTCTCCGCCGGCCAGGACGAGAGCTCGACCTGGCAGGAGTTCGGCGAGATGAAGTTCGGGACGAAGGAGAACGTGCCCGACAGCTTCGGGCCGCCGAACCACGACCTGCCGAACTACGCGGCCACCCGGTACGTGCCGTGGACGTCGTGGGCGTCGGCGGCCAGCATCTGGCCCAACGCCCAGAACGGCAGCTCGGTGCAGGCCGAAAGCTCCGGGCAGTCGACCTACGCCCACGAGTTCAGCCACATCCTTGGCATCGGCGACAACTACAACAACCCGTTCGGCGTCCCGCCGTCGCGCAGCTACAGCGGGCCGTGGGACATGCTGTCGCGCGGCACGTTCAACGGGCCCGGCGGGCCGCACACGCGCTGGCAGATCCCGGCGACGCAGGGCAGCTCGATGGGCGCGCAGCACCAGCTGCGCAACAAGCTGAAGCTCGGCATCGTCGACTCCGCCGACGTGCTGCAGCTGGACCGCACCGAGCTGGCGGCTTCGGGGCCGGTGTCGGCGCGGTTGACCGCGCGCGAGGCCGAGGCGCAGCCCGGCGCGTTCGCCGGCCTGAACATCAAGCTCACCGGCGGGGACAAGGCGCCGAAGTGCGACCGGTCGAAGGACCCGTTCTGCGACGGCGGCGGCTACGACAACTACACCGTCGAAGTCGTCGACCGGATGGGCTCGGACTCCTTCGCGCCCGACTCGGGCGTGCTGATCACGAAGACGAAGAACCAGGACAACGCCCCGTTCGACTGGGTGATCGACGCCAACCCGCAGGACATCGGCATCACCGACTACACGAAGCCGGACGGGACGCCGGTGAAGATCACCGTCGGTGACTACCGGCAGCTGAACGACGCCCTGTTCAAGGCGGGCACCGAAGCGGCGAGCCCGTACGAGTACACCGACGAGGCGAACCGCCTGCGGTTCCTGATCACGGACGTGGCCCGCGACCGCCACGGGATCCTGTCCTACACGGTGACGGTGGCTTCGCTGGACGGCTCGGGCGGCCAGGCCCGCGAGGCGGCGCTGACCCCGGCCCTCCCGGCCATCGCCCGTGGCGGGCTGGCCACCTGCGAATTCGGCCTGCTGAACACGGGCTCGGCACGGGGTGCGAAGGCACCGTACGACACGGACACGTACCGCTTGAGCGTGTCGACGGACACCCGCGGCTGGGAGGTCCGGCTGCCGAACGAGCTGGCGACGGCGAAGTTCGGCGGGTTCGCGAAGGTGGCGGCGTACGCGAAGCGCGGCCAAGGCGGTGACCTGGCCGCGAGGGTGAAGCTGACGGCGACGTCGGTGAGCGACCCGTCGAAGACCGCGACGGCCAGCTGCACGGCGTTCGGCTTCTAG